A window of Castanea sativa cultivar Marrone di Chiusa Pesio chromosome 1, ASM4071231v1 contains these coding sequences:
- the LOC142622353 gene encoding protein FLX-like 2: MGSKGRIPPPHLRRPLPGPAMAHPEPYGHGIHPPPGGFPPFDMIPPPEVMEQKLAAQHMEMQRLIIENQRLAATHVALRQELAAAQHELQIMHAQIGAVKDEREQQMRSHMDKIAKMEAELQSAEPVKLELQQARAEAQGLVVARQELLARHQQLSQDLQRAHSDIQQIPALVSEFESLRREYQHCRATYDYEKKLYNDHLESLQLMEQNYITMSKELEKLRAELSNTASTDRRTGGPYGGTPGKNENEASGNPVGQNTYEDGYNIPQGRGPPASVGVVATAATAAGGTPAYVGAQSGPAPARPGYDVPRGAGYDPSGGPVYDAQRGPSYDTQRGLGYDMQRVPNYNAQRGANYDAQRGAIYDAQRGPGYDASRGASYDAQSRGAAGPHGHVAPPNNVPYGSATPPARGTSAYDAPPRGGNPVRR, encoded by the exons ATGGGAAGCAAAGGTCGAATACCACCTCCTCATCTAAGGCGTCCTCTTCCAGGCCCTGCAATGGCACATCCAGAGCCATATGGTCATGGCATACATCCTCCACCAGGTGGCTTTCCTCCTTTTGATATGATACCTCCCCCCGAAGTTATGGAACAGAAGTTAGCAGCACAACACATGGAGATGCAGAGACTTATCATAGAGAACCAAAGGCTTGCTGCCACCCATGTGGCCTTGAGACAAGAACTTGCTGCTGCACAGCATGAGCTACAGATAATGCACGCTCAAATAGGAGCTGTAAAGGATGAGAGAGAACAACAGATGAGGAGCCATATGGACAAGATTGCCAAGATGGAAGCTGAACTGCAATCAGCAGAGCCTGTAAAGTTAGAGTTACAGCAGGCACGAGCAGAGGCCCAGGGCTTGGTTGTAGCAAGGCAGGAACTTCTTGCTAGACATCAACAATTATCTCAAGATCTTCAGAGGGCTCACTCAGATATTCAACAGATTCCTGCTCttgtttcagaatttgagagcCTCAGACGGGAATATCAGCACTGTAG GGCAACTTATGACTATgagaaaaaattgtacaatgaCCACCTTGAGTCGCTTCAGCTGATGGAGCAAAACTACATTACCATGTCTAAGGAACTGGAGAAGCTTCGAGCAGAGTTATCGAATACTGCTAGCACTGATAGAAGAACTG GTGGTCCATATGGTGGCACACCTGGTAAAAATGAGAATGAGGCTTCTGGGAATCCTGTTGGACAAAATACTTATGAAGATGGCTATAATATTCCCCAG GGACGTGGCCCTCCCGCTAGTGTTGGTGTTGTTGCTACAGCAGCTACTGCTGCCGGAGGCACTCCTGCTTATGTTGGAGCTCAATCTGGGCCTGCCCCTGCAAGGCCAGGTTATGATGTACCAAGAGGAGCTGGATATGATCCATCTGGAGGGCCTGTCTATGATGCCCAAAGGGGACCTAGTTACGATACTCAGAGAGGACTTGGTTATGATATGCAGAGAGTGCCTAATTATAATGCACAGAGAGGAGCCAACTATGATGCACAGAGAGGGGCTATTTACGATGCACAGAGAGGACCTGGTTATGACGCATCCAGGGGTGCTAGCTATGATGCACAGTCCAGAGGTGCTGCTGGGCCTCATGGACATGTGGCACCTCCAAACAATGTGCCTTATGGGTCTGCAACACCCCCTGCCCGTGGTACAAGTGCATATGATGCACCACCTCGAGGTGGAAACCCTGTTAGGAGATGA